Below is a window of Pseudarthrobacter equi DNA.
AATGTGGGAATTTCGGCTCCGCCGGCAGGGAGTGCACCGAAGGGGAACCCGAAGGCGGTACCGCGCAGCCACGGTTTCCAGGAGCGCTTCCAGTCGGACTTGCCCATCCAGGGCTGCCCCACGGGGATCGCGTGCAGCGGGGTCCGGCGCAGGTGCGCCGCTACCCACAGTGCCTCGCCCACGGCGAAGATCGCTACTGCCACCACCACGATGTCCAGGCCGTCCGCCAGCAGCGGCTGGCCGAAGGTCAGGCGGCGCTGGCCGGTGACGGAGTCCATTCCCACCAGGCCGATGGCCAGGCCGAGGCCCAGCGAAGCGAAACCGCGCAGCCGCGATGAACCGAGCACCGCCGTCACGGCCAGCAGGGCCAGCACCATGATGGCGAAGTAGCTGGGAGCGCCGAGGCTGACGGCGAACTTGACCACGATCGGTGCGCAGACAGCGAGTAGCGCCGTGCCAATGGTGCCGGCGACGAACGAGCCGATGGCCGCCGTCGCTAGCGCCTGCGCAGCCCGGCCCGCTTTGGCCATCTTGTTGCCCTCGATGGCGGTGACCACTGAGGACGATTCGCCGGGGGTGTTGAGCAGGATCGAGGTGGTGGAGCCGCCGTACATGCCGCCGTAGTAGATGCCGGCGAACATGATGAAGGCACTGGTGGGTTCCAGGGCGTAGGTGACCGGGAGCAGCAGGGCGACGGTCATGGCCGGGCCCAGGCCGGGAAGGACGCCGACGGCGGTGCCCAGGATGACGCCGATGACGGCGTACATGAAATTCATGGGAGTCAGGGCGGTGGCAAAGCCGTCCATGAGGGAGGACCAGACGTCCATTTAGAGGATTCCTTCCAGGAGGCCGGCCGGCAGTGCGATGCCCAGGCCGAGGTAGAAGCCGTAGAAGGTCAGCAGTGACAGTGCCACGGAGATCAGTCCGTCCCGCACGTAGTGGCGGCTCCCGAGAGCCAGGACGCTGCCCCAAAACAGGACGGTGCCCGAGATGACCCAGCCGGCCCAGTCAACGAGCAGGATGTTCAGGATGAAGGCGCCCGCCAGCGGCAGGATGGTCTTCCAGTCGGCGGGGTGCTCCAGGTCGACGTCCTCGCCGCCTTCGGCCTCTCCCTTGCCGCCGCGCAGGACGTTGATGGCCAGCAGTACCGCGCAAACCACCAGCATTCCGGCCACGATGAACGGAACGGTCTTGGGCCCTACCGGGTCGGACTTCGAATACGGGGTTACCAGGCCGTTGGCGTCCAGGAAGACCAGGACGCCGGCCGCGCCGAGCAGGAGTGAGACTCCCAGCTCGGCGCGGCCTTTAAGGCCTGTGGTCAGGGATGTCACGCCAACCCAAGCTTGGTGAGGACGTCTGCCACCCGCTTGTCCTGCTCGGTGAGGAAGCTCTTGAACTCGTCACCGGTGATGAACGCATCGGTCCAGCCGTGGGTCTTCAGTGCTTCCTTCCAGCCTTCGGTGCCGTGCATCTTCTCGAGTGCCGCGATCAGGGAGGACTTGTCCTCGTCGCTGATGCCCGGAGGGGCCACGATGCCGCGCCAGTTGGTGAAGACGAGGTCGATGTTGGATTCCTTCAGCGTGGGGGCGTCGACGCCGTCGAGCCGCTTCTCGCCGCTCGTGGCCAGGACACGGACCTCGCCGGATTCGATCTGCTTCAGGTACTCGCCGGCGCCGGAAGCCGCGAAACCAAGCTTGTTGCCGAGGATCGCGGGGAGAAGGTCGCCGCCGCCGTCGTAGGAAACGAAGTTGACCTTGGTGGCGTCGATGCCCACGGCACCTGCCAGCTGCATGGGCAGCAGGTGGTCCGGGCCGCCCGGGGAGGAGCCGCCGCCCACGGCGATGGAGCCCGGATCTGCCTTCCAGGCCTTCACGAGGTCGTCGATGGTCTTGTAGGGGGAGTCCTTGCTGACCATGATGGCGCCGGGCTCTTCGATGAGCCGTGCCAGCGGAGTGGTCTCGGTCAGCTTCGACTCGGACTTGTTGGTGTAGCTGGCACCCACCACGCCCAGGCCCATCAGCATGGTGAGGTCGCCGTTGCCCTTTTCGTTGACAACGCGGGCCAGGCCCACGGTGCCGCCGGCCCCGGCAAGGTTGAAGACTTCGGTGTTGGTGGAGATCTTCTCGTCGTCGAGGACCTTCGCGGCGGCGCGTGCAGTGGTGTCGTAGCCGCCGCCCGGGGTGTTGGGGACCATGATCTGGAGTCCGGTGACGGGCTTGGCGGCGGAGCCGGAGCTCTCGGCGCCGGTGGAGCTTTTGCCGGTGGCACCGCAGCCGGTGGCCATCAGGGCGATGCCGGCAGCGACGGCGGCAATTCGCAATGCGCGGATCTGGCGCATGGGGTTCCTCTTCTCATGAAAAACGATCAGCAAGACTGACTGGTGCAACCGATGCTATGGCCGGCCGTGATGCCGGTCACTCTTATGTACGCAGAGAAAGTTAAGTACATTGCGTTCACGTTTCCGAAGTCCCACTCCGCATTCTTCCGCGCTCCGGTGGCGCCGCAGGTGGGATATAGTTCCCACGTATTGTGGCCGGAACGGTGGCCGCATAAAGCCAAAAAAGGACCAACCACAGTGACTCGACGAAGAGGCATGTCCCTCGCGGGGCAGTACCTGGTGCTGCAGTTGCTGATCGTGTTGGCCGTGCTGGTGGCCGTGGTGGCCATCTCGCTGGCGCAGTCCGCCGCAGCTTTCGAACGTGTGGAGGGCCGCCGGGCATTGTCCGCGGCCGAAGCCCTCGGCGCCAACCCTGCGGTCCGCGAACTGCTTCCGGCGGCCGAACCGCGGGGCGGTGCCGCCCTCCCGGCCGTGGCCGAGTCGGTGCGGATCGTCTCAGGCTCCTCCCAGGTGGCGCTTGCCCGGAAGGACCGGACCGTGGTGACCGCGTCGGATCCCAGCCTGCTGGGACAGCAGCTGGCCCTCGGCGAAAGCCGGGTCATGGAGGGCAGGGCCTGGACCGGGGTGCTGACCACCAACGGAACGGCAGTGCTGTCCGCGCACGTTCCGGTACTGGACGATGACGGCAAGATGATCGGGATCGCCTCCATCAGCCGCAACTATCCCACCACGCTGGAGCGCCTGGGCGATGCCGTCCCCAACCTGCTGACCTACGTGGGGGTGGCCAGCGTCCTCGGTGTGGCAGGGTCACTGTTGCTGTCCCGCCGGGTCAAACGGCAGACGCTGGGCATGGAGCCGAGCGAGATCACCGGCCTGGTGGAGAACCGCGAAGCCATGCTGCACGGGCTGAAGGAAGGCGTGGTGGCGCTCGATCCGAATGAGCGGATCACTGTGGCCAACGACAGCGCCAGGGAATTGCTGGGCCTGCCCGCGGACTGCGTGGGCAGGAAACTGGCGTCCCTCCCGGTGGACCCGGCGCTGAAGATTGTGCTTACCCGGGACCAGCCGGACCCGGACCAGCTGGTGCTGGTGGGGGAGCGGCTGGTGGTCCTGAACCGGGTCCCCATCCAGTCGCGGGGCCGCGGGATCGGATCGGTCACCACCCTGCGTGACCGGACGGAGCTGTCCTCGCTCGAGCGGGAACTGGGCGCCACCCGGACCGCCACGGACACCCTCCGCGCGCAGGCGCACGAGTTCGCCAACCAGCTGCACGTCATCTCGGGGCTGATCCAGATTGGCGATTACGATTCCGTGGTCCAGTTCGTCAACGGGGCAACCGTGGAACGGACCCGGCTCAGCGACGAGGTGACGGGCAGGATCAAGGACCCCGCCCTGGCCGCGCTGCTCATCGCCAAGTCCAGCCTCGCCACCGAGCGGGGCGTCGCCCTCCAGCTGGATCCGGCGTCGTCCTTGCTGCCCGTGGACGAGGAACTGTCCCGGGACCTGGTGACAGTGGCGGGGAACCTGGTGGACAACGCGTTCGACGCCGTCTCCGGGCTCCCGCAGGCAACCGTCCGGGTGCTGGTGGAAGACGGGGCGGATCAGGTAATCGTCACGGTCCGGGACAACGGGCACGGGGTTCCCGCCGACGCTGCGGACCACATCTTCCGGCAGGGCTTCACCACCAAGGATGCCCGGCGGGAAGGCGGCCGCGGCTTCGGCCTGGCCCTCTCCCGCGTGGTGTGCCGCCGGTCCGGCGGGGACCTGTCGGTAGCCAACGACAACGGGGCGGTCTTCACCGCCCGCTTCAACAAAGGTGCACACGCATGATCAAGGTCCTGATCGTCGACGACGACTTCATGGTGGCCAAGGTCCACGCCGGCTTCATCCAGCGCACCGCGGGGTTCACCGTGGTGGGCGCCGCGCACACCGGTGCCCAGGCCGTCGTCGAGACCCAACGCCTCCAGCCGGACCTGGTGCTGCTCGACATCCACCTTCCGGACATCAACGGCCTGGACCTGATGCACCGGTTGCGCGAGGTGGCGCCGGAGCTCGATGTGCTGGTGATCAGCGCCGCCCGTGAGGTCGAAACGGTGCGCAAAGCGCTGCGCGGCGGGATCGTGCACTACCTCATCAAACCCTTCTCCCAGGCTGACCTGCAGGAACGGCTCGACCACTACCGCAGCGCCTACCACGGCCTCGATTCGTCCAAGGACGTGGCCGAGCAGTCGGACGTCAACAAGGTCTTCGGCCTGGACAGCGCTGCCGCCCAGCGGCCGCTGCCCAAGGGGTGCAGCGTGGAGACCTTGCGGCTGGTTGAAGGCGCCTTGAAAGGGGCCGACGGCGACCTGTCGGCTGCCGAGGTAGCCGAACAGTTGGGCACGTCAAGGGTGAGCGCGCGCCGCTACCTGGAGTACCTGCACGACGAAGGGCTGTTGGAAGTCCGGTTGAAATACGGGGTGGGGCGGCCGGAACGCAGGTACCTGCCCAAGGCCTGATCCCGAACCCGGTCTTGGAACGCGGCCCGGCGGGACGGCCGGTCAGCGGAGCAGCGTGTCCACCAGCCGCGCTGCAACGCGGGCGGTGCGGTGGTCAAGGTCGAACTCCGGG
It encodes the following:
- a CDS encoding response regulator, translated to MIKVLIVDDDFMVAKVHAGFIQRTAGFTVVGAAHTGAQAVVETQRLQPDLVLLDIHLPDINGLDLMHRLREVAPELDVLVISAAREVETVRKALRGGIVHYLIKPFSQADLQERLDHYRSAYHGLDSSKDVAEQSDVNKVFGLDSAAAQRPLPKGCSVETLRLVEGALKGADGDLSAAEVAEQLGTSRVSARRYLEYLHDEGLLEVRLKYGVGRPERRYLPKA
- a CDS encoding Bug family tripartite tricarboxylate transporter substrate binding protein, yielding MRQIRALRIAAVAAGIALMATGCGATGKSSTGAESSGSAAKPVTGLQIMVPNTPGGGYDTTARAAAKVLDDEKISTNTEVFNLAGAGGTVGLARVVNEKGNGDLTMLMGLGVVGASYTNKSESKLTETTPLARLIEEPGAIMVSKDSPYKTIDDLVKAWKADPGSIAVGGGSSPGGPDHLLPMQLAGAVGIDATKVNFVSYDGGGDLLPAILGNKLGFAASGAGEYLKQIESGEVRVLATSGEKRLDGVDAPTLKESNIDLVFTNWRGIVAPPGISDEDKSSLIAALEKMHGTEGWKEALKTHGWTDAFITGDEFKSFLTEQDKRVADVLTKLGLA
- a CDS encoding sensor histidine kinase is translated as MSLAGQYLVLQLLIVLAVLVAVVAISLAQSAAAFERVEGRRALSAAEALGANPAVRELLPAAEPRGGAALPAVAESVRIVSGSSQVALARKDRTVVTASDPSLLGQQLALGESRVMEGRAWTGVLTTNGTAVLSAHVPVLDDDGKMIGIASISRNYPTTLERLGDAVPNLLTYVGVASVLGVAGSLLLSRRVKRQTLGMEPSEITGLVENREAMLHGLKEGVVALDPNERITVANDSARELLGLPADCVGRKLASLPVDPALKIVLTRDQPDPDQLVLVGERLVVLNRVPIQSRGRGIGSVTTLRDRTELSSLERELGATRTATDTLRAQAHEFANQLHVISGLIQIGDYDSVVQFVNGATVERTRLSDEVTGRIKDPALAALLIAKSSLATERGVALQLDPASSLLPVDEELSRDLVTVAGNLVDNAFDAVSGLPQATVRVLVEDGADQVIVTVRDNGHGVPADAADHIFRQGFTTKDARREGGRGFGLALSRVVCRRSGGDLSVANDNGAVFTARFNKGAHA
- a CDS encoding tripartite tricarboxylate transporter TctB family protein — protein: MTSLTTGLKGRAELGVSLLLGAAGVLVFLDANGLVTPYSKSDPVGPKTVPFIVAGMLVVCAVLLAINVLRGGKGEAEGGEDVDLEHPADWKTILPLAGAFILNILLVDWAGWVISGTVLFWGSVLALGSRHYVRDGLISVALSLLTFYGFYLGLGIALPAGLLEGIL
- a CDS encoding tripartite tricarboxylate transporter permease; the protein is MDVWSSLMDGFATALTPMNFMYAVIGVILGTAVGVLPGLGPAMTVALLLPVTYALEPTSAFIMFAGIYYGGMYGGSTTSILLNTPGESSSVVTAIEGNKMAKAGRAAQALATAAIGSFVAGTIGTALLAVCAPIVVKFAVSLGAPSYFAIMVLALLAVTAVLGSSRLRGFASLGLGLAIGLVGMDSVTGQRRLTFGQPLLADGLDIVVVAVAIFAVGEALWVAAHLRRTPLHAIPVGQPWMGKSDWKRSWKPWLRGTAFGFPFGALPAGGAEIPTFLSYVTEKRLSKHPEEFGKGAIEGVAGPEAANNAAAAGTLTPMLALGLPTNATAAVMLAAFTSYGIQPGPQLFTSQGPLVWALIASLFIGNFLLLIINLPLAPMWAKLLQLPRPYLYAGILFFATLGAYSVNLQAFDLVLLLVLGALGFMMRRFGLPVLPLILGVILGPRIEGQLRKALQLSAGDPAGLWSEPIAVGIYVIIGLILLWPFAYKLIRRNRPKNSPLLPANSGAADYSD